aataatgtATGACATAGCTTCTCATCCACAACCCTTATTCCTTTGCATTTTAAATATTATCCATGCCTTTGTTTAATATGGACGGCTCAGAAGGGCAATGGCCGCCCCACAACTCTTTCAAAATCcatatttttctgtttttttatatCTTGGAAGAAGAATAAATAAGGTTGTcgaaattaaaaatcatttagcCAAATCGGGGTGATAGGGAAGATTCTTCTCCAATAATAATTGGTTTTCAAGCTTTTGTAACTAAAAGAGGGCAATATCCATGGAGATAAAATGGTGTAGACCAACTATCCAGGGATGTACAAGTTCAGTAACGTCTGGTACTTGGTCACTCTAATTTAGTCTCATTTGATGTAATCAAAATAATCAACTCCTTGAATTTTAGTGTagtaatttgttcatttttgcTCTATTTTTTAACTTTCCGTTAagtagtttttatatatatattttttcatattttacctAATACCTTTTTTAGCCTTCcaactttataaattttttttttattttttattttttaatccttttagttgtgtttttttatcaaatcaccaaaaataaatgaaaaagctAATATTTGTTACATTTGCCGACAtggcaaaacaaaaacaaataagtcattataccaATATAATTTAGCCACAAAAATATTCATAGTAAGGTAACTACTCTTGTAAATGTAAGGCAATAATTTGTCATGTTTCTTAGAGAGTTAAGTTGTCAGTCACCGGTAAAGACTTTAGCTAAAAAAACCTGTTACCactctatttttcttttgatgaacTTTGATATATCTGCACTAGATAAACCAATATGCAAGAGTTATGAAACTTCACTAAAGAAATCAAGTCTCTATATTTGAAGCAATAAGTGCATTTCAGCACAGAACAAtgtcaaacaatttttttcttgaaataacaTATTAAACAAAAATACTTCAGTTAACCACAGAAGGTTAAATGGCAGTAAAGCAAGATTACAACTTCAACAGCTAAAAATATATCTTCCTGCTCAAAGTCTCAAAATAACAACGTAGCAACCAACTAGCTTAGATAATACCAATTTTGTTTGCCACATCCAATGCGTCATAGTCGGGTGTTAACCTAACATATGCCTTCTTTGTACCATCAGGCCTGAATCACAAGAAACACATTGATTACGAAGAATGACCACAGGCCCTCATAAGCATATAAGACGAGTAGGAAAGAAAAATATGAAGTGATTAGATGAGCGGGTCATCAAGAAACCAAATATGGAGAATACAATCATAAGCAAGTGAAACATAACATAGAAATATGGTCTCAATACAAGTGGAAGAAGAATATATGGTCCCAATCCAATAACATGCCTAATGTATCATTCTTTTTACAGTTCTTCAAATGAAGCTTTTCAATAACAAATGAGACCTCCAATGAATGTCTAATAATCAAAGACAGAACACACTGATCTATGAAATAGATGCTACTGGAAATATATGAAACCAGCTCATGAAAGTAATAATTGTTAACATTACCTGATCAAGGTGTTCACTTTCTTGGCCTGAATGTCATACATCTTCTTGACAGCATCctttatcttcttcttgtctGCACGAATATCAACAATGAAAACCAAGGTATTGTTGTCTTCAATCTTCTTCATAGCTGACTCAGTTGTGAGGGGAAACTTGAGAATCTGATAATGATCAAGTTTGTTTCTCGGTGGAGCACTAATGCGTGGATACTTAGGGTTCCTATCCTTCTTCAAGGTCTTTGGCCTGTGGAATGTAACTTTTGTTCGGATCTTCTTTGCCGCCTTCTTAAAAGTGGCCCCAGATTTCACAGCCTTCGCAGCCTTCAAGGCCTGTGCCTTTGGATCTGCCTTCTTCTCAACTGCAAAATATACAACAATCAGTATAATTAATGAAATGAAGTTACAAATACCAATATACCATCATTAGAAAGGTGGTCTTATTATGGTGGAAACTTAAGCCTACAATGCAACTCCAATGCCAAACCGTATCCTACACAATGGAAATCACATACATTGATCCTAATAAACCCTGTTTGTGTCTCTAATGATGACATAttcaaaacattcattaaaaCACAAACAATAAACTATACTAACCCAAATATACAATTCTACAGACTACACAACAAAGCAAAGAATATAAACTTTAAGCTTGAGAGACATCACCAAGCTCATATCCCTTCCTATGCAAATAGCAAATCAAATATGGGTTATAAACTCCAATCTAGATTCCAAATTTCCAAAACTATGAaatgaaaatcatgtaaaagaacACAAGTAATCTACTAATTGTCTGCCCCCATATAAATCCGATATCAGACAATAGTAAATCCAGAGTTAACAGTAACAGAAGAGTTTATAAAACCAAGAGAATGCCAACAGCAtctaaaaatcacaaaataaagtAAGATTTAAGCTCATTTCAGCTCTTCATAAAGCAATACAGTAAGTTAGAAAAAGTCGTATTCTCATTGCACGTATCAAAAGCAAGATAGAACTAGAACAAGcattacaaatttaaaaagaaaatggcAGTGCAAGCAAAGTTGTTCGAAATTAGAAAAAACTACATCCAAAACAGAATACCTTTGGGAGCCATTGGTGGCTGCTGGCCTCAAACCCTTCTAAACCCTACCGATAGAGTTGTCAAAGAAGACGCAGAGGAGGCGTCAGGATTTGCTGGGAAATCAGGGTTTTATATAAATAAGGGTTTTCGGTTACTATAAAGGTCCAATGGGCTCTGACTAAGAGTTCTACTCGTCCTAATCACAAAATTTAAGCCGAAACTGTACTATTTTCTCAATAAAGGCCAAAGTTGACTCTGACCCAGACCAGATATTTTCTCACGCGCTCATTCGCCTTACATTTAATGCCCATTTCCCTCGGATGCTGACGTTGGCAAACCTTTCTATCTCTCCACTTTCTCCGTAGATTCCCCTAGAAAGCCGAATATCTTTCTCTTACACGGATGACTGTGAAAGAGAGCGAGAAACCAAGAGAGACGGCAGCCGAAACTCTCCGCGGCTTAAAACGACACTAACTACGATCTGCCCAAAGCTTTAAAATACAACTCTTATGTTCTCTCGGTCCCAAGTTTTCGATTCACTCCCTGCTTTTAAAACCCACACCTTCCCTTCCTTCCTCCACTTGTCCCCGGGAAAAGTTCTTGCTTCGATCGCCTCCGTACATTTCCAGGCGCTTATCTCATCGCCTTctaaaattctttatttttctttggaataaactttttataaattaaattgttttgGCTTACTGCTGAATGGCTGGAGCTTTGCCGACGACAAAAGGGGTGAAGGACCACAAAATATGGAAAGGAATTTTCGCAGTCAGTGGAATCATGGTTACTCTTGTTATCTATGGAGTTTTACaggttctttttcttcttcttcttcttcttcttcttcttcctcttcttcttaaataaaagataaatctCATGCCTTTcctattttttagtttttttttacctttatttTCATATGATTTCTATTGTTAATTTTCAATTGCATTGTTTGTGCCTCGAAAGAACTTCAATATGTGGGTCTCCTTTTTAGAAAATAAGTTTCAATGACTCTTCTCTATGTAAACGGTTTATTAAAAGAAAGTCTAGATTTTAATGTCTCTGTCTTGAGCTTATAGCAAGATTGGTTTTAGTACAATATACAAGCCCAaggcttttttatttttttttttgactaTTTCGCTAGTTCTGTTGGGAGGATCTTGTGACCCCTTTGCTTGGAAACTTGGAATATGAAAAGTAAAGAATGAATTTTAGCTATGGTGACGGATATCAGAATGATTCTTGTTTATCTCATTAAAAAATTGCAAGTTCAATCTCTTATGTTGATGAGATTTGATTATTAATTCCAGCTGCTAGTAAAAGGGTGCCTAAAACAAATAATAAGAAATGTAGACTACGGGCAGTTTTGCCATGGATGTCTCAACTTTGTTAATCTTCCTCCCAATGAGAATCATGTAGACAAGGGCAGTTCCTCACTCTTCTTTTAAGGTGCAAGTGTTCTTTTGTTTTAAGGTGTTGATGGAAATTTATTTTCATGCAGGAAAAGATAATGAGAGTACCGTATGGCCTGAACAAGGAATATTTTAAGTACTCATTATTTCTCGTTTTCTGCAACCGCATAACAACATCTGCTGTCTCCGCTGTTTTTTTACTGGTATGCAACTATTACTGGAAAGTTGCTGCTATTGTATGTACTATTGttgtgtgtttttatttatttgccaTGGGCCTTAATGGGAGGGGGGATAAGAATAGTTTCTTTGAGATAAAGGAAGATCACTCGTCTTTCTACTTTTTGACTAAATTGTTAGGAGTTTTCTTGCCTCATAACCTTATGACAACCAAGAGATGAACCATCTCATATAAAAGATGGCAAGCTTGACCAACATATTTTTCGGTATTTTCATTTGCTTCTGCTTTCTTTTTCTAGGCAAGTAAGAAAGCCTTGGTTCCTGTTGCTCCCATCTATAAGTACTGCCTCATATCAGTATCAAACATCCTTACCACAACATGTCAGTATGAGGTGAAGCTGGACTTTATATCAATACAAATACAATTATGTTTCTCTTGACAGAAATTCTAATCTGCAGAATATTTGTATTTGAACATAAATTTTCTGAATAGTcttataataatgataacatttcTGTGGTCCAGGCCCTAAAGTATGTCAGTTTTCCGGTTCAGACCCTTGCTAAGTGTGCGAAAATGATACCTGTAATGGTAAGTTAGTTTTGCATGACTAATTATGGAGGTTTATGTATGTTATTTATCCAAATGGGTCTTTAAGGGTTTGGACTCTTAAATTTCGTCCAATGGATGCTTAATGTTACCCCCTTATTTATCCAAATGGGTCTTTAagtattcctttttttttttccgtATAGATTTGGGGCACTTTCATTATGCAGAAGACATACAAGGGATTTGACTATTTGGTAGCGTTTCTGGTGACCCTAGGTTGTTCAATATTTATACTATTTCCGGTAAAATTCTGGTCCTTTGTCAACTAATGTTTATTCCTTTCATTATTTTCCTTCTGGTTTTTTATGCCTTGAATGACAAATGAGATTGTCATGTGCATGATTTACTTTAGCTTATAAAAGAGCTTGATTGTTGGATTGAAGGGGCTAATTTAGGATGTATATTCAAAAATTTGTGAGGCTTTGAACCACAATATTATGCATAGACATTTGTTTAACTTGCTTATTCCATGGTTTCTGTCATACATGTCGCATTgctatatatgaattttaatttatagcAGAGTAGCTGCTGTAGCTTATGCTCTGATTTTATTATAGATAATACTAACTCAGCTCTCACTATAGGCAGGAACTGACGTTAGTCCTTACAGCAAAGGAAGAGAAAGTACAGTTTGGGGCGTTTCTCTGATGGTTGGTTATCTTGGGTATCAATCTGAAAC
The sequence above is drawn from the Gossypium hirsutum isolate 1008001.06 chromosome A05, Gossypium_hirsutum_v2.1, whole genome shotgun sequence genome and encodes:
- the LOC107959083 gene encoding 60S ribosomal protein L23A — encoded protein: MAPKVEKKADPKAQALKAAKAVKSGATFKKAAKKIRTKVTFHRPKTLKKDRNPKYPRISAPPRNKLDHYQILKFPLTTESAMKKIEDNNTLVFIVDIRADKKKIKDAVKKMYDIQAKKVNTLIRPDGTKKAYVRLTPDYDALDVANKIGII
- the LOC107959082 gene encoding UDP-galactose/UDP-glucose transporter 5B isoform X1 produces the protein MAGALPTTKGVKDHKIWKGIFAVSGIMVTLVIYGVLQEKIMRVPYGLNKEYFKYSLFLVFCNRITTSAVSAVFLLASKKALVPVAPIYKYCLISVSNILTTTCQYEALKYVSFPVQTLAKCAKMIPVMIWGTFIMQKTYKGFDYLVAFLVTLGCSIFILFPAGTDVSPYSKGRESTVWGVSLMVGYLGFDGFTSTFQDKLFKGYDMEIHNQIFYTTSCSCILSLTGLLLQGHLLSAIDFVYRHSDCFLDIVLLSTVATVSQFFISYTIRTFGAIAFAAVMTTRQLVSIMLSCVWFGHPLSWEQWIGAVIVFGSLYSKNFLKKASTNPPPLLLTQDGAPSPVKGIP